Proteins encoded in a region of the Paenibacillus pedocola genome:
- a CDS encoding TIGR03826 family flagellar region protein: protein MNVDNCPRCGRLYVKNIMEICQPCIKELEHQYETCVEYLRKNRGTNIQELSDATEISIKEITRFIREGRISIANAPNMMLPCEVCGTLIRDGHMCESCRNRLRRDLSNAAKENVTPEPPQKTSGGAYRAVDKLRDN, encoded by the coding sequence ATGAATGTAGACAATTGTCCAAGATGCGGCCGACTGTATGTCAAAAACATTATGGAAATATGCCAGCCTTGCATCAAAGAGCTTGAGCATCAATACGAAACCTGTGTAGAATATCTGCGGAAAAACAGAGGAACAAATATTCAGGAGTTATCCGATGCCACGGAAATATCCATTAAAGAAATTACCCGTTTTATCCGTGAAGGACGGATTTCCATAGCGAATGCTCCCAATATGATGTTGCCTTGTGAAGTGTGTGGGACGTTAATCCGCGATGGTCATATGTGTGAAAGCTGCCGCAACCGTTTGAGGAGAGACCTGTCCAACGCAGCTAAGGAAAACGTGACACCTGAACCGCCCCAAAAAACATCTGGTGGAGCTTATCGTGCCGTTGATAAACTTCGCGACAACTAA
- the flgK gene encoding flagellar hook-associated protein FlgK has protein sequence MTSTFHSIETARRSLFTQTAALNTTGHNIANANTEGYTRQRVNMKAASPIEAYGLTNSTVPGQLGTGVEFTSIERIREMFLDDQYRGENSASGNWTIQSDTLDKLEAIVNEPSDTGIRTVLDNFWKSWSDLSKNPEDPTARKIVVQTAQSLTDAMNYMSTQLSNLDRDLNTNIDVKGKEIQSYLSSIADLNQSIAKIEGMGDQANDLRDQRDLMTDKLSKIANITILDTDAGYNISLGSQQLVQGPAVTATVDSAFLNSAYASGDLKAGEAYGMIFSSKTYVADYKKQLDDMANTIATGEVQVTIPAGSTLPAGMTVLKDSEIINSDGTKTTLLAGATVPIPLTGDLKTTVKGLNGLHQLGYALDGSSGRDFFTPSVAGETITAANLRLNPEIAADPTLFATSLRATTDTAGKVTVIKGNNSLALLFSNMKDNNTFTSPDGTKTGTVGSYLSSMVGQLGIQSQEAARQASNADYLVEQVNSRRQSVSGVSLDEEMSNMLVFQHAYSAAARFMTTYDEMLDKLINSTGTVGR, from the coding sequence ATGACATCCACATTTCATTCAATTGAGACGGCAAGACGGAGTCTTTTCACTCAGACCGCTGCACTCAATACGACTGGACACAACATCGCTAACGCGAATACAGAAGGATACACCCGCCAACGGGTGAATATGAAAGCCGCATCACCTATTGAGGCGTATGGTCTTACGAATTCCACTGTTCCTGGCCAGCTGGGGACCGGGGTCGAGTTCACTTCCATCGAGCGTATCCGCGAGATGTTCCTAGATGATCAGTACCGTGGTGAGAACTCCGCCAGCGGCAACTGGACGATCCAATCAGATACATTGGACAAGCTGGAGGCCATTGTGAATGAACCTTCGGATACAGGTATCCGAACTGTACTTGATAACTTTTGGAAATCATGGTCGGACCTGAGCAAAAATCCGGAAGATCCTACAGCCCGCAAGATTGTAGTACAGACCGCACAGTCCCTTACGGATGCTATGAATTATATGAGTACCCAGTTAAGTAATTTAGACCGGGATCTCAATACTAATATCGATGTTAAGGGAAAAGAGATTCAGAGCTATCTAAGTTCGATCGCTGATTTGAACCAGTCTATCGCCAAAATTGAGGGCATGGGTGACCAAGCCAACGATTTGCGGGATCAACGAGATTTGATGACGGACAAGCTGTCCAAAATTGCCAACATCACCATTTTGGATACAGATGCTGGTTATAATATATCTCTAGGCAGCCAGCAGCTCGTTCAAGGGCCAGCGGTAACCGCAACAGTGGACAGTGCTTTTCTCAATAGTGCATATGCCTCAGGCGACTTGAAAGCCGGTGAGGCGTATGGGATGATTTTTTCTAGCAAAACGTATGTTGCAGATTATAAAAAACAGCTGGATGATATGGCCAATACGATCGCTACTGGCGAGGTACAGGTTACGATTCCGGCAGGCTCAACTCTTCCGGCAGGGATGACTGTTCTGAAGGATTCAGAAATCATTAATTCCGATGGTACCAAAACCACACTGCTGGCAGGTGCGACAGTCCCAATACCGCTTACGGGCGATTTGAAGACTACAGTCAAAGGTCTGAATGGACTACATCAACTGGGCTATGCGCTGGACGGCAGTTCAGGCAGAGATTTCTTTACACCTTCTGTGGCCGGAGAGACGATCACTGCAGCCAATCTCCGGTTGAACCCGGAAATCGCCGCTGATCCTACTTTGTTTGCAACTTCCCTTCGGGCAACCACAGACACTGCGGGAAAAGTAACTGTCATAAAAGGAAATAACTCTCTGGCGCTTTTATTCAGCAATATGAAAGATAATAATACCTTCACTTCACCGGATGGCACCAAGACAGGTACGGTCGGTTCATACTTAAGTTCTATGGTCGGTCAGTTGGGAATTCAGTCGCAGGAAGCCGCACGCCAGGCGAGTAATGCGGATTATTTGGTGGAACAAGTGAATTCCAGACGCCAATCGGTAAGCGGGGTTTCGCTGGATGAGGAAATGTCAAATATGCTGGTGTTCCAGCATGCTTATAGTGCGGCTGCGCGGTTTATGACAACCTATGACGAAATGCTCGATAAACTAATTAATTCTACCGGCACCGTCGGCAGATAA
- a CDS encoding flagellin N-terminal helical domain-containing protein, which translates to MIINHNVTALNTHRQLAINTSNTSKNIEKLSSGLRINRAGDDAAGLAISEKMRGQIRGLDQASRNAQDGISMIQTAEGALNETHSILQRMRELSVQSSNDTNVTADRLAIDEEYQALSTEITRISNDTEFNTQKLWDGSTTAVDFQVGANTGQKISYTFSDMDATALMTTVGDLKTKTAAQTALTALDGAIGKVSTERSKLGAVQNRLEHTINNLNTSSENLTAAESRVRDVDMAKEMMAQTKNNILAQAAQAMLAQANQQPQGVLQLLR; encoded by the coding sequence ATGATTATTAACCACAATGTTACGGCGTTGAATACTCACCGTCAATTGGCAATCAACACAAGCAACACAAGTAAGAACATCGAGAAATTGTCTTCCGGTCTCCGGATTAACCGTGCAGGAGATGATGCTGCAGGTCTGGCAATCTCTGAGAAAATGCGCGGACAAATTCGTGGTTTGGATCAAGCGTCCCGTAATGCTCAAGATGGCATCTCCATGATTCAAACAGCTGAAGGTGCATTGAATGAGACTCATTCCATCCTGCAACGGATGAGAGAGCTTTCCGTTCAATCGTCCAATGATACGAACGTAACAGCTGATCGCTTAGCTATTGATGAAGAGTATCAAGCATTGTCAACAGAAATTACTCGTATTTCTAATGACACTGAGTTTAATACGCAGAAGCTTTGGGACGGTTCTACCACAGCGGTAGACTTCCAAGTTGGTGCTAATACAGGACAAAAGATTTCGTATACTTTTTCCGATATGGATGCTACTGCCCTGATGACTACTGTAGGTGATTTGAAGACAAAGACTGCTGCACAAACAGCTCTGACAGCTCTTGATGGGGCTATTGGTAAAGTATCTACAGAACGTTCGAAACTGGGTGCTGTTCAGAATCGTCTGGAGCACACTATCAACAATTTGAATACTTCTTCCGAGAACCTTACTGCAGCAGAATCCCGCGTTCGTGATGTGGATATGGCTAAAGAAATGATGGCTCAGACGAAGAATAACATTCTTGCTCAAGCAGCTCAAGCAATGCTTGCTCAAGCAAATCAACAACCGCAAGGCGTTCTTCAATTGCTTCGTTAA
- a CDS encoding ComF family protein, giving the protein MDSLTAWLTKVRSLLAPSSLHCLICGKTSRPAAGLHGICAGCEEAIPWIRHPRCQKCGRHVGCPDCSRSGEAVPIVCNRSAVSYTSVMREILGQYKYRGNEQLAPLLGSMLDRAYIRLKAERERGQRGIAENQSAHRLSKASFFLNKHSASNPRWQADLLVPVPVSESRLVERGFNQAERVADVLSGRRGIPQLPLLVRTHHTGKQSFKHRAERIADMKHAFAGNPDGAVLLQFEIWLETLGKRTRPLQIVIVDDIYTTGSTIRACADTIQTLCDGYGKAAEIYSLTWARS; this is encoded by the coding sequence ATGGACTCATTAACTGCATGGCTTACCAAAGTCCGCTCCTTGCTGGCGCCTTCTTCGCTTCATTGCTTGATTTGCGGCAAAACCAGCCGCCCGGCTGCAGGCCTGCACGGTATTTGTGCAGGCTGTGAGGAGGCTATTCCTTGGATACGGCACCCCCGCTGCCAAAAATGCGGACGCCATGTCGGCTGTCCGGACTGCAGCCGCAGCGGTGAAGCCGTACCGATAGTCTGCAACCGGAGTGCGGTATCCTACACAAGTGTGATGCGCGAAATCCTGGGTCAATATAAATATCGGGGGAATGAACAGCTCGCTCCGCTGTTAGGCTCAATGCTGGACAGAGCCTACATCCGGCTCAAAGCAGAAAGAGAACGGGGACAGCGGGGGATTGCAGAAAATCAAAGCGCGCATAGGTTATCTAAGGCTTCCTTCTTCCTTAATAAACATTCTGCTAGTAACCCGCGATGGCAGGCAGATCTGCTTGTCCCGGTGCCTGTCTCGGAATCCCGGCTTGTTGAGCGGGGATTCAATCAGGCGGAGCGGGTGGCGGATGTGCTGTCCGGGCGCAGGGGGATCCCGCAGCTCCCGCTTCTGGTCCGTACCCACCATACCGGCAAACAAAGCTTCAAGCACCGGGCGGAACGGATCGCAGATATGAAGCATGCTTTTGCAGGAAATCCGGATGGGGCTGTCCTATTACAGTTTGAGATCTGGCTGGAAACCTTGGGGAAACGAACGCGTCCGCTGCAGATTGTTATAGTAGATGATATTTATACCACAGGGAGCACCATACGCGCCTGCGCAGATACTATACAAACGCTGTGTGACGGCTATGGAAAAGCTGCTGAAATATATAGCCTAACCTGGGCCCGTTCATAG
- a CDS encoding sensor histidine kinase: MEFQADAIDRVIKNTIDVMESSKYQIFEILQVARDELVALTKELQRVMEETDETLQKVDKLELQYHRSRIRLTEVSRDFVRYSEKDIRIAYEKATELQLELMMTREREIYLRSRRDELQLRVRSVENSVERAESIGSQMSVVIEYLSGEMGQVTRIVETAKNRQMIGLKIILAQEEERKRIAREIHDGPAQMLANLVLRTEIVERMLVKQEFGLVQDEIIDLKGQVRYSLEEMRKVIFNLRPMALDDLGLIPTLRKYVHDYEEKTKIRTAFETRGKEHRLSSAMEAAVYRLVQEGLSNAAKHAYPSYVLVEITYQAQLIKIVVKDNGLGFNVKKVSEQGSRESFGLVGMRERVELLEGRMEIESAENQGTTIVIHIPTNVEKGKE; this comes from the coding sequence GTGGAATTTCAAGCCGATGCGATAGATCGCGTCATTAAGAATACCATCGACGTGATGGAGAGCAGCAAGTATCAGATTTTTGAAATATTGCAGGTTGCACGGGATGAGCTTGTTGCACTCACCAAAGAACTGCAGAGGGTCATGGAAGAAACGGATGAAACATTGCAAAAGGTGGACAAGCTGGAGCTGCAATACCACCGCTCCAGGATCCGGCTGACGGAAGTCAGCCGTGATTTTGTCCGCTATTCGGAGAAAGACATCCGGATTGCTTATGAGAAGGCTACTGAGCTTCAGCTTGAACTCATGATGACAAGAGAGCGTGAAATCTATCTTCGAAGCAGGCGGGACGAACTGCAGCTGCGGGTTCGCAGTGTCGAAAATTCTGTAGAGCGCGCAGAATCGATCGGTTCGCAAATGAGTGTTGTTATTGAATATCTGTCCGGAGAAATGGGACAAGTGACGAGAATTGTCGAAACTGCGAAGAATAGACAAATGATCGGACTTAAAATAATTTTGGCACAAGAAGAGGAACGGAAAAGAATTGCCCGGGAAATTCATGACGGTCCTGCTCAAATGCTGGCGAATTTAGTCCTTAGGACGGAAATTGTAGAAAGAATGCTGGTGAAGCAGGAATTTGGGCTAGTGCAGGACGAAATAATAGATTTAAAAGGGCAGGTTCGTTACAGCCTGGAGGAAATGCGTAAAGTGATTTTCAACTTGCGTCCGATGGCGCTCGATGATCTTGGCCTGATTCCAACGCTGCGGAAATATGTACATGATTATGAGGAGAAGACAAAGATCCGTACCGCCTTTGAAACGAGAGGTAAGGAGCATCGTTTATCTTCAGCCATGGAAGCCGCAGTCTATCGCCTTGTTCAGGAAGGCTTATCGAATGCCGCCAAGCACGCATATCCGAGTTATGTGCTGGTAGAAATCACTTATCAGGCGCAGCTGATCAAGATTGTGGTGAAGGATAATGGGCTAGGGTTTAATGTGAAGAAGGTAAGTGAGCAGGGCAGCCGTGAAAGTTTTGGGCTGGTAGGTATGCGGGAGCGCGTAGAGTTACTCGAAGGAAGAATGGAAATAGAGTCTGCAGAGAATCAAGGCACAACAATCGTAATTCACATTCCGACGAATGTGGAAAAGGGGAAGGAGTAA
- a CDS encoding flagellar protein FlgN — translation MALTRLLELLERLDETHIQMLDLAAVKKQTIMDNKVDGLIDIMNRESKLMKLIGQLEEQRAEAAYTFLQGVGIRSNLNLNLTELSRLVFDPEDKLRLQQVQQKLSNTLHHLKKANELNQKLIEQSLTFIDYSLDLLVGRPNQEFTYHHPSDKGYNSNRPGLFDARG, via the coding sequence ATGGCATTGACGAGATTACTTGAACTTCTTGAGCGGCTGGACGAAACGCATATTCAAATGCTGGATCTGGCCGCAGTCAAGAAACAGACGATTATGGACAATAAGGTGGATGGTCTAATTGACATCATGAACCGTGAGTCCAAGCTGATGAAGCTGATCGGACAGCTTGAGGAGCAGCGTGCAGAGGCGGCTTATACCTTTTTACAGGGTGTAGGCATCCGTTCCAATCTGAACCTGAACCTGACCGAGCTGTCCCGGCTTGTATTTGACCCTGAAGACAAATTGCGTCTGCAGCAAGTTCAGCAGAAGCTTTCTAATACGCTACATCACTTGAAAAAAGCCAACGAGCTGAATCAGAAGCTGATTGAGCAGTCGCTTACCTTTATAGATTATTCCCTGGATTTGCTTGTCGGAAGACCAAACCAGGAATTCACCTATCATCATCCGTCCGATAAGGGCTATAACAGCAATCGGCCAGGACTTTTTGACGCGCGCGGATAG
- the flgM gene encoding flagellar biosynthesis anti-sigma factor FlgM, with translation MKINETGRINPINPYQRNAESQRQDQTKKSTRKDEVSISDEAIKLLQAQNSGKIDAARADKIESLKQQVSAGTYQVDAAKLADTLAPYFKQSSEN, from the coding sequence ATGAAAATTAACGAGACCGGACGAATCAATCCAATTAACCCGTATCAACGCAATGCGGAATCGCAGCGCCAGGATCAAACCAAGAAGAGCACACGCAAGGATGAGGTTTCGATTTCCGATGAAGCCATTAAGCTTCTGCAGGCACAGAACAGCGGAAAAATTGATGCTGCACGTGCTGATAAGATCGAAAGCCTGAAACAGCAAGTATCCGCAGGTACCTACCAAGTTGACGCAGCCAAACTCGCAGACACACTCGCCCCCTACTTTAAGCAATCCTCCGAGAATTAG
- a CDS encoding flagellin N-terminal helical domain-containing protein — MIINHNVTALNTHRQLAINTSNTSKNIEKLSSGLRINRAGDDAAGLAISEKMRGQIRGLDQASRNAQDGISMIQTAEGALNETHSILQRMRELAVQSSNDTNVTADRAAIDQEYQALSTEITRISDDTEFNTQKLWDGTTTTVEFQVGANTGQKISYTFSNMDAATLTATGDLTTKANASTALAAVDVAIGKVSTERSKLGAVQNRLEHTINNLNTSSENLTAAESRVRDVDMAKEMMAQTKNNILAQAAQAMLAQANQQPQGVLQLLR; from the coding sequence ATGATTATTAACCACAATGTTACGGCGCTGAATACTCACCGTCAACTGGCAATCAACACAAGCAACACAAGCAAGAACATCGAGAAGCTATCTTCCGGTCTCCGGATTAACCGTGCAGGTGACGATGCTGCAGGCTTGGCTATTTCCGAGAAAATGCGCGGACAAATCCGTGGTCTGGATCAAGCATCCCGCAATGCTCAAGATGGTATCTCCATGATTCAAACCGCTGAAGGTGCACTGAATGAGACTCACTCCATCCTGCAACGGATGAGAGAACTTGCTGTTCAATCTTCCAATGATACGAACGTTACGGCTGACCGCGCTGCTATTGATCAAGAGTATCAAGCATTGTCAACTGAGATTACACGTATTTCTGATGATACTGAATTCAATACACAAAAACTTTGGGATGGTACTACAACTACTGTGGAATTCCAGGTAGGAGCTAACACAGGGCAAAAGATTTCTTATACCTTCTCCAATATGGATGCAGCTACTTTGACAGCTACTGGGGATTTGACGACAAAAGCCAACGCTTCCACAGCTCTGGCAGCTGTAGACGTAGCGATCGGTAAAGTTTCTACTGAACGTTCGAAACTGGGTGCTGTCCAAAACCGTTTGGAGCACACAATCAACAACTTGAATACTTCTTCCGAGAACCTGACTGCAGCTGAATCCCGTGTTCGTGACGTGGATATGGCTAAAGAAATGATGGCTCAAACGAAGAACAACATTCTTGCTCAAGCAGCCCAAGCAATGCTTGCTCAAGCGAATCAACAGCCGCAAGGCGTTCTTCAACTGCTCCGTTAA
- a CDS encoding DUF6470 family protein, translated as MLQPLLQIRQTTALIGMDADPGILSITQSKGELNVTTTPGELEVHSFRPELTIDQSKAWAAFTGGSMADMNKRIYSGIQQLYLQGIAMKVEQGNRMAQFFKPGNTIAEVYGTDTEPNSFPETRGPASYDNVDILFQTRDPQIEYRPAEVDIQFEAHRPQIEYTRGKLNIYMQQYASIQFIPPEVNVQL; from the coding sequence GTGCTGCAGCCATTACTACAAATACGCCAGACAACTGCTTTGATTGGTATGGATGCAGATCCAGGGATCTTATCTATTACCCAATCCAAAGGAGAGTTGAATGTAACAACCACTCCGGGAGAGCTTGAGGTTCATTCATTTCGTCCAGAACTTACGATAGATCAATCTAAAGCATGGGCGGCCTTCACCGGAGGAAGTATGGCCGACATGAACAAGCGTATTTATTCAGGCATTCAGCAGCTGTATCTTCAGGGCATAGCCATGAAGGTGGAGCAGGGAAATCGGATGGCCCAGTTTTTTAAACCTGGCAATACGATTGCTGAAGTATACGGCACAGACACAGAGCCAAATTCGTTTCCGGAGACTCGAGGACCCGCATCGTATGACAACGTAGATATTCTTTTTCAGACAAGGGATCCCCAAATTGAATATCGCCCTGCAGAGGTGGATATCCAATTTGAAGCACATCGTCCACAAATTGAGTATACTCGTGGCAAGTTAAATATATATATGCAGCAGTACGCATCCATACAGTTTATTCCACCGGAAGTGAATGTTCAATTGTAG
- a CDS encoding response regulator transcription factor encodes MENQISGKSPIKVLLADDHQLFREGLKRILNMEDDIEVIGECGDGIQVLEFCNVNKPDIVLMDINMPIENGVEATQKLREMFPDVKVIILSIHDDESYVFETLRKGANGYLLKDMEAESLINAIRSVCEGHAFIHPKVTGKLINQLRRMTYLNETGAMAETPVKEAGVKFVAGDNNPLTRREAEVLRLMAEGKSNKNIGEYLFISEKTVKNHVSSILQKMEVDDRTQAVINSIKYGWVTL; translated from the coding sequence ATGGAGAACCAAATCTCTGGTAAATCGCCTATAAAAGTTCTTTTGGCCGATGATCATCAATTGTTTCGTGAAGGGCTTAAACGAATTTTAAATATGGAGGATGACATTGAAGTCATCGGGGAATGTGGAGACGGCATCCAGGTACTGGAATTTTGTAACGTCAATAAGCCGGATATCGTACTGATGGATATCAATATGCCTATCGAGAACGGTGTAGAGGCTACACAAAAGCTGCGGGAGATGTTCCCGGATGTTAAAGTCATTATTTTATCGATTCATGATGATGAGAGCTATGTGTTCGAAACGCTGCGCAAGGGTGCCAACGGCTATTTGCTTAAGGATATGGAGGCGGAGTCGCTCATTAATGCCATACGCTCTGTCTGCGAGGGTCATGCCTTCATTCATCCGAAGGTTACAGGCAAGCTGATTAACCAGCTGCGCCGCATGACCTATCTTAATGAGACAGGGGCAATGGCTGAAACCCCGGTGAAGGAAGCGGGCGTTAAATTTGTCGCTGGTGACAACAATCCGCTGACCCGCCGTGAGGCTGAGGTTCTTCGGCTGATGGCCGAAGGCAAGAGCAATAAGAATATTGGGGAATACCTCTTTATCAGCGAGAAAACCGTCAAGAACCATGTCAGCAGCATCCTGCAAAAAATGGAAGTTGATGACCGTACACAGGCTGTAATCAATTCGATCAAATATGGCTGGGTTACTCTGTAA
- the fliW gene encoding flagellar assembly protein FliW, with amino-acid sequence MIIDTLSWGEVEVNSEQVFHFPKGIPGFEEESEFALISIEDHSFWYLQSTKEKSLSFLLSDPFLFYPSYEFDLPDDEAEELEIQSQLIVRCVITLKDKVEETTINLLAPLVFNPELGVGKQIVLHNSPYHTKHSLLTVEPNVDGKAGD; translated from the coding sequence ATGATTATTGATACGCTATCTTGGGGAGAAGTTGAAGTTAATTCGGAGCAGGTGTTTCATTTTCCAAAGGGGATTCCTGGATTTGAGGAAGAGTCTGAGTTTGCCTTAATCTCAATCGAGGATCATTCTTTCTGGTATCTACAGTCCACAAAGGAGAAGAGTTTATCATTTCTACTTAGTGACCCTTTTTTGTTCTATCCGTCATATGAGTTTGATCTGCCTGACGATGAAGCTGAAGAGCTGGAAATTCAAAGTCAACTAATCGTACGTTGCGTAATAACTTTGAAGGATAAGGTTGAAGAGACAACTATTAATTTACTTGCTCCTCTTGTTTTTAATCCAGAATTGGGTGTGGGTAAGCAAATAGTGCTACACAACTCACCATATCATACTAAGCACAGCTTATTAACAGTGGAACCAAATGTTGATGGAAAGGCTGGTGATTGA
- a CDS encoding flagellin N-terminal helical domain-containing protein, protein MIINHNVTALNTHRQLAINTSNTSKNIEKLSSGLRINRAGDDAAGLAISEKMRGQIRGLDQASRNAQDGISMIQTAEGALNETHSILQRMRELSVQSSNDTNVTADRDAIDQEYQALSTEITRISKDTEFNTQKLWDGSTTAVDFQVGANTNQKITYTFASMDATTLTAVGDLKTKANASTALAAVDVAIGKVSTERSKLGAVQNRLEHTINNLNTSSENLTAAESRVRDVDMAKEMMAQTKNNILAQAAQAMLAQANQQPQGVLQLLR, encoded by the coding sequence ATGATTATCAATCACAACGTTACGGCGCTGAATACTCACCGTCAATTGGCAATTAACACTAGCAACACAAGTAAGAACATCGAGAAGCTGTCTTCCGGTCTTCGAATTAACCGTGCAGGGGATGATGCTGCAGGCTTGGCTATTTCCGAAAAAATGCGCGGACAAATCCGTGGTCTAGACCAAGCTTCCCGTAATGCTCAAGACGGTATTTCCATGATTCAAACGGCTGAAGGTGCATTGAATGAGACCCACTCCATCCTGCAACGGATGAGAGAACTATCTGTTCAATCTTCCAATGATACGAACGTAACGGCTGACCGCGACGCTATTGACCAAGAGTATCAAGCATTGTCAACTGAGATTACACGTATTTCTAAAGACACGGAATTTAATACGCAGAAGCTGTGGGACGGTTCTACCACAGCGGTGGATTTCCAAGTAGGTGCTAATACAAATCAAAAGATCACTTATACGTTCGCCTCTATGGATGCAACTACTTTGACTGCTGTAGGTGATTTGAAGACAAAAGCCAACGCATCCACAGCTCTGGCAGCTGTTGATGTGGCTATCGGTAAAGTATCCACAGAACGTTCGAAGTTGGGTGCGGTTCAGAATCGTCTGGAGCATACGATCAACAACCTGAATACATCTTCTGAGAACCTGACTGCAGCAGAATCCCGCGTTCGTGATGTGGATATGGCTAAGGAAATGATGGCTCAGACGAAGAACAACATTCTTGCTCAAGCAGCTCAAGCAATGCTTGCTCAAGCGAATCAACAGCCGCAAGGCGTTCTTCAACTGCTTCGTTAA
- the flgL gene encoding flagellar hook-associated protein FlgL → MLRVTSNMMNSQLLLNLNRNARTMNDTQLQLSSGRKINKPSDDPVGITYSLRYRAELSSNEQYTKNVDSALSWLDYNDTVLGQAGDVVQRLRELTVQASTGSNPQSALDSINEEVMQLKEQLVDISNSKLNGKYIFNGEQYTTKPYDFAKGADGTYDTTKAVITDPGQIQYIVGEGVQMPINMTGNDVFGHTGDTDNLFAIINNLSGALKSGNTTAISNQLDNIDSRIDTLLSARSEIGAKTNRVQLMQERLSDLNTNLTDLQAKTEDADYEGLIMQSKIQENIYNASLSVGAKIISTTLVDFIR, encoded by the coding sequence ATGTTGAGGGTCACCTCCAATATGATGAATTCACAGCTGCTGCTTAACCTGAACCGTAATGCGCGTACTATGAACGACACGCAGCTTCAGCTCTCAAGCGGCCGCAAAATTAACAAACCCTCCGATGATCCGGTAGGGATTACGTATTCCCTTCGTTACCGTGCCGAGCTGTCATCCAATGAGCAGTACACCAAGAATGTAGACAGCGCTTTGTCGTGGCTGGATTATAATGATACCGTGTTGGGACAGGCCGGAGATGTTGTTCAGCGTTTACGTGAACTTACTGTACAAGCCTCAACCGGAAGCAATCCGCAGTCCGCTCTGGATAGTATTAATGAGGAAGTAATGCAGCTTAAGGAACAGCTGGTGGATATTTCTAACAGCAAGCTCAACGGAAAATATATTTTTAATGGTGAACAATATACTACCAAGCCTTATGATTTTGCCAAGGGTGCTGATGGCACTTATGATACAACAAAAGCTGTCATTACAGACCCGGGTCAGATTCAATATATTGTTGGCGAAGGTGTACAGATGCCTATTAATATGACGGGTAATGATGTGTTTGGTCATACCGGAGATACGGATAATCTGTTTGCCATTATCAATAATCTATCAGGTGCTTTGAAATCGGGTAATACTACAGCGATATCTAATCAACTTGACAATATTGACTCAAGAATAGATACCCTTCTGTCCGCTCGGTCTGAAATTGGAGCGAAAACCAATCGTGTACAATTGATGCAGGAACGGTTAAGTGATTTGAATACGAATCTGACCGATCTACAAGCTAAAACTGAGGATGCAGATTATGAAGGGCTTATTATGCAGTCCAAGATTCAAGAAAATATCTATAATGCCTCCCTTTCAGTGGGTGCTAAGATTATATCTACAACTCTCGTTGACTTTATTAGATAA
- the csrA gene encoding carbon storage regulator CsrA, with protein MLVLSRKKGESIVITDQIEITILSVEGDTVKVGISAPKHIDIYRKEIYLSIKEANQESAAPASLEIHTLIDRMREGKHTN; from the coding sequence ATGCTCGTTCTTTCCCGGAAAAAAGGCGAGAGTATCGTTATAACAGATCAGATTGAAATTACAATTTTGAGTGTAGAAGGTGACACAGTCAAGGTTGGTATTTCAGCTCCCAAGCATATTGATATCTATCGCAAAGAAATATACCTTTCAATTAAGGAAGCTAATCAGGAATCTGCTGCACCTGCTTCCTTAGAGATCCACACTCTTATTGATCGAATGCGGGAAGGGAAACATACCAATTAA